A window of Brachybacterium fresconis contains these coding sequences:
- a CDS encoding DUF2185 domain-containing protein, which produces MTSPEVEFIPKAGASLATLSVLEGRGRVRWMVRRPSQAPVDNGWQIMSHIDDSEYLNDTSNWRIVDFNELCAIEPALIGIWNLPVGSDLQLVDDELGIRMLETATGREIPEDELYVPPAGRA; this is translated from the coding sequence ATGACCAGTCCTGAGGTCGAGTTCATTCCAAAGGCTGGCGCAAGCCTGGCAACGCTTAGCGTGCTCGAGGGTCGAGGTCGTGTGCGCTGGATGGTGCGCCGGCCGTCGCAGGCTCCGGTGGACAACGGCTGGCAGATCATGAGCCACATCGATGATTCCGAATATCTGAATGACACGTCGAACTGGCGGATCGTCGACTTCAATGAACTGTGCGCGATCGAACCAGCATTAATCGGAATCTGGAACCTTCCAGTGGGTTCGGATCTGCAGTTGGTCGACGATGAACTCGGCATCCGGATGCTTGAAACTGCTACGGGACGGGAGATCCCCGAGGACGAGCTCTATGTCCCGCCAGCGGGGCGAGCCTGA
- a CDS encoding DNA/RNA non-specific endonuclease: protein MELEANTAYEVAGRGTYYTDATGRVTHVVTDYGPSRTPNPDLNHPAPNTTYVVNDKHVFVTDAKSRTVEVHAPHLERAEAPRSGSIQQSVGQSAGPGYDGGHLIQNALGGGRERINIVPMLEELNRSGSTKYNSVPTSFYRFESELRSAIRNGKEVDLSLYVDYGGGGSAPVRFEAEYLIDDDAHEWEGSNVRE from the coding sequence GTGGAGCTGGAGGCGAACACGGCCTACGAAGTCGCCGGGCGCGGTACCTACTACACCGACGCGACTGGGAGGGTCACGCACGTTGTGACTGACTATGGGCCGTCACGAACACCGAACCCGGATCTAAACCACCCGGCCCCGAACACCACCTACGTCGTGAACGACAAACACGTGTTCGTGACGGACGCGAAATCGCGCACGGTCGAGGTGCATGCACCGCACCTCGAACGGGCCGAGGCGCCTCGTTCCGGGAGCATCCAGCAGAGTGTTGGACAGTCGGCCGGACCAGGATACGATGGCGGGCACCTGATCCAGAATGCTTTGGGTGGCGGCCGTGAACGGATCAATATTGTCCCGATGCTTGAGGAGCTAAACCGTTCGGGATCAACGAAGTACAATAGCGTCCCAACTTCATTTTATAGATTTGAGTCCGAACTCCGGTCCGCCATTCGGAATGGAAAGGAAGTGGACTTGAGTCTATACGTCGATTATGGGGGTGGCGGGAGTGCCCCGGTTCGCTTCGAGGCAGAGTACTTGATCGACGATGATGCGCACGAATGGGAAGGCTCGAATGTCCGAGAATGA